A genome region from Flavobacterium sp. CFS9 includes the following:
- a CDS encoding SMI1/KNR4 family protein, translating to MKQELIDKIRLILSDNDLFAGESVDEEIIKSAENELNVKFDKDYVQFLSLFGGSYTGVPVYGFNNCEMLSEETVVDLTKDFRSNYLVDNRCELIQSSYVISVSGNGDPVFISPDDKVWIYYHDDDETEELNKSFEDLIEQNLMD from the coding sequence ATGAAACAAGAACTAATAGATAAGATTAGATTGATACTGTCAGATAATGATTTGTTTGCAGGTGAATCTGTTGATGAAGAAATAATTAAAAGTGCTGAAAATGAACTTAATGTGAAATTTGATAAAGATTATGTTCAGTTTTTAAGTCTGTTTGGAGGCAGTTATACAGGTGTTCCTGTTTATGGTTTCAATAATTGTGAAATGCTATCGGAAGAAACTGTAGTAGATTTAACAAAGGATTTTCGAAGCAATTATCTGGTTGATAACAGATGTGAATTAATACAATCTAGTTACGTAATTTCTGTGAGTGGAAATGGTGATCCTGTATTTATTTCCCCTGATGATAAAGTTTGGATTTATTATCATGATGATGACGAAACAGAAGAATTAAATAAATCTTTTGAAGATTTAATCGAACAAAACCTGATGGATTAA